The genomic stretch CGTGGACAAGGCCGTGGAATTCAAACTGGGTGCCCGCGGGTTACGTTCCATCTGCGAAGCCATTATGACGGATCTGATGTTCGAGATCCCTTCTCAAAATTGTGAATCAATCACAATTACCAAAGAATACGCTGAAACCAAAATGGATCGATTAACAGCACAAAAATTAAGGGCATAAAATCTATATTGGAAATTATCCATAAAATATTATGTATTAAAATTCACGAGGGGGGTGCCTACATTTATTTGCCGGGCAACCCCTTTTTAGCATCACAATCTTCTATTATTTTTTCCTTTCATTAATAAAAAATCAAACAATTAAAATTACATTTGCACATAATTTAATAAAAATGTAAATTCAAATGGTAACTTCAATTATCAAGAAAATATTATTGCCAGTTATTTTCTTATTGGCAATCTCTCACTCTTTTTGCTCAGCCCAATCCCAAAATATCCCGCCCAGCAATATCCTAATCATAAATTCCTACACGTCTATTACGCAATGGAGTGATAACCTTATTGCCCCCATTTACTTGAAATACACGGCACACAATAACAATGTCAACATTTACACCGAACACATGAACATGCTCACCATCAACAATGATGAAGCCCTAAAGCAATACAAGCTCCGATTTGCCAGAAAATACGCCAAACTCAAACCCCAATTAATTATCCTGCTGGGAACCTCGGCTTGGGTATTGTTAAAGGAAGATATTGAGAAAAAATGGAAAGACATTCCAACCATCATCTGTTGTGAAAAAAGATACATAGGCTCCAAGGAAGCTTACTTGAAAAAGTCTTTTATCCCGCAAAACGAGAGAATACCCTTAAATTCTTATCAAGGTGATATTCCCCTAACCATTTTCCAAGTTCCCTGTTACGTTAAGGAAACCCTTGAATTGATGAAAACTCTGTACCCAAAAATGCACAAACTCGTCTTTTTATCTGACGGACGTTTTATTAATGCTCAATACCGTCATGAAGTTGATGAAGTCATGAGGACACAATTCCCCGATGTTCAAGTCAAACATCTAGTGGCAGGAGAAATCACAAATGATGATTTGATTGATTCATTAAAATACCTGGATTCCCCATCCTGCATTTTATTCTCTTCTTGGTACAGCCAAACTAACCAGCAAGGGAACCTAATTCTTTCTTCTGACATTTCTAAAGTACTGAGTAATTACTCAAAAGTTCCCATTTTCACCCTAAATAATAATAACGTAGCAATAACCAACGGGATTCTTGGAGGATGTTATCAAAGAGAAGATATTTTAAAAGGCAAACTCCTAGAGACTATCGAACAAGAGTTAAAAAATCCCCATTCTCAAGGCATTCAAACCATAGAAATACCTCCCGTGACCCCGATACTAAATTATCCGGATCTAGAGAATTGGGAATTGGATATAAATTTATGTCCTCCCAATACTTACTTCTACAACACACCTCCCACATTTTTGGAAAAAAATTGGTTTTACATTATCCCTATAGCCTTTCTTGCCATTTGCCTGTATATCATTTGGCTAAAAAAACTTGCAAAAGAAAGGAATGCCCGACTAAATGCCATGGAAGAATACAACAGTCTGTTCAAAAATATGCCCATTATATATATAAAAGAAGAATTGATATATAACAAGGAAGGACGAGTAATAGACTTTATATTCAAGGAAGTCAACCCCACTTTTGAAAAATATATTACTGCAAAAAGCAATATTCTAGGAAAGAAATACAGCGAAACAAGCGGACAACACACCAGATGTATAGATCTTTACAATTCATTGCAGAACAAAAAGGAACTATCCTTTCAATACTATTGGGAAGCTAAACATATTTACCTAACGGTTATCATTACCTGTTCCCCCAAAAAAGGCTTCTTAGATGTTTTCTGCGTGGACAACACGGAACTGGCACAAGTTCAACAAATATTACGCTCAACCAACCACAAGTTATCGACGGCACTCGATGTCGCCAATATCACTCCATGGAAATGGGATTTGGAAAAACATACGATTCTATGTGATGTAAACCGTCCCATTGAAATCAGTGGCAATAACTCCCCTGCCGAAGAACAACAATTATCCGTTCCGGATTCATCCTATTTTTCCAATATTTGCAAACAAGATATTGATCGGGTAAGAAATGCTTACCAAAGTTTGATAGAGGGGAAAGTTCCGAGAATAAAAGAAGAGTTCCGGGTTATTTCCAACAAAGGCTATTCCGTCCATTACGAATGGGTGGAAGTTCAAGCCACCATCGATGAATACAACCAAGCGGGAAAAGCGAAAACGCTAGTCGGTTCTTCTTTGATTATCACTCAAAGAAAAGCCATGGAAAATGACTTGATAAAAGCCAAAGAGAAAGCCGAAGAGTCAAACAAATTGAAATCCGCCTTCCTAGCAAACATGAGCCACGAAATTCGAACTCCCCTGAACGCCATTGTCGGTTTCTCTGGTATTCTGGCATCGATGAACTCGGATATTGATGAAGAAAAACAGGAATACATACAAATCATCGAAAACAACAACAACCTACTCCTCCAATTAATCAACGATATTCTAGACCTTTCAAAAATAGAAGCAGGCGTACTGGAATTCTCGTACAACAACATTAATGTCGACGAATTGTTCATGGACATAGAAGAGTCCACTAAAATGAGGAACCAAAACAAAAACGTCTGTATTCTATACAAACGGACTTTACCGTCATGTTACATCAGTACCGATAAAAACCGCTTGACTCAAGTCATCACGAACATGATTAACAATGCGATGAAATTCACGCAACGAGGTAGCATCGAGTTCGGCTACAACCTTCAAAACGAAGATTCATTATATTTCTACGTGAGTGACACGGGATGCGGTATCCCCGAAAGTCAAGTAAACCGTGTTTTTGAACGTTTTGTTAAACTCAACAATTTTGCACAAGGTACAGGCCTGGGGTTACCCATTTGCCAAACCATCATCACAAGCATGGGGGGCAAAATCGGAGTAAAATCAAAAGAAGGTGAAGGAAGTACATTTTGGTTTACTCTTCCCTATCATCAAGCAGATCAAGCAGGAGATAATATCGCCAAAGCACCCGAAACCCCTCGTCTCGTGGACAAAAAAGATAAACTCGTCATCTTAATAGCCGAGGACAATGAAAGCAATTACAAGTTATTTGAAACCATACTGAAAAAAAATTACACATTAATTCATGCCTGGGATGGAGAGGAAGCCGTACAATTATTCAAACAACACAACCCACACCTTGTATTAATGGATATAAATATGCCGAAGATGGACGGGTATGAAGCTACTCAAAAAATACGGGAAATATCCCCCGATGTACCCGTTATGGCAATAACAGCCTTTGCTTATGCCGAAGATGAACAACACATTCTGAATAGTGGGTTCAACGCTTACACGTCCAAACCGATTCAGGCAGAACAATTACAAAAACAAATCGGGAATTTGCTAAAAAAACATTTTTTATTCCTGTACTAAGCAGAAGCCACCTAAACAACACCGTTCACCCGAATTACTTGCCGGTTATATCCCGGATAACTACCGAGGCACAGAAACATCCGAAAAGAGGGGGCATATAAGAAATCGTACCGACATTCGATTTCTTATTCTCGCTCTCGCTCAAAACAACCGCCTCCGGATCAACTTCTTCGGGCGAAAACACTACTTTTACTCCTTTATAAACCCCTAACTTATGCAATCTTTTTCTTAACATGCGGGCCAGATTACAATTATAAGATTTGGAAATATCGGCTATCCGGATTTGTTCGGGATCCATCTTTCCCCCGGCTCCCATGCAACTCACCACCCGGTAACCTTTCTGCAAACTATGATAAATTAGAAATATTTTGGGTGCCAACGTATCAATGGCATCCACCACGTAATCATACTCCGCCATTTCCAAAATATCAATCATCCGGTCATCTTTGATAAAATCATTGATGACGTGTAATTGAATATCCGGGTTTATATCCCGGAACCGGGCTGCCATTACCTCGGCTTTCGCTTTACCGATGTTACTATCCAATGCCGGAAGCTGACGATTCTTATTCGTCACATCCACGCAATCCCCGTCGATGATCGTCATTTCCCCGATCCCTGCCCGACATAATTGTTCTGCAGCATACGCCCCGACGCCTCCCAATCCCGCCACCAACACGTGAGCATTCTTCAACAAACCCAATCGTTCTTCTCCTAGAAGCAACTCCGTTCTACTCAGCCAATCCATATTATTTTCTAAAAACTTTATTATAATTATTCCCCGTTATTTCCTTCATCGTCTCCACGTCCACTCCTAAAATGGCAGATGCCGTCTCGTAAATAACCGAAATCTCAACCTCTTTATCATCATTCTCCAAAAACAACCTTTCCGCCGGGATCATCCGTAATAACTGAAAAGCATTCGAACGTGAATCCGACAATGCCGCACCCACGGAAATATAGAACTCGCAATCCAACAACTGTCGCAATATCCGTTCGTTATTATTATACCCATGAACAATCCAAGGCACGGATGATTTCGTTCGTTTCCTCACGGCAATCAATTCCGAATACGCCTTCACGCAATGGATAATCAATGGCTTACACAGCTCTTCCGCCAAACGGACTTGAACTTCCAGTATCTCTTCCTGCGTTTTCATGCAAATAGGAGAGCGACGGTCCAAACCGCACTCTCCTATCGCTATTACTTTTTTTATCCGTACCGTATCTTCTATCCCCACGAAAACACTCTCTCCCAGCTCGTTTAACTTCATGGGATGAACACCCACGGAATAAAACACGTTCTGCCCCTCGACCAATTCCCGTCTTTTTTCTTTTTCCACCCACGCCTTTCCTTCACCAACATCCAGAATGTTAATTCCTTCGCCAACATGATGCGTGTGTATATTCACGTACGGATTCAATTCCTTCTATTATTTTTTATTGCACATGATATTCAAGATCGTCTTGTCCGTCTCCTCCATACCTTTCGTTCCGATCAATCCCACGTTACGAATAGTACGCTCAATATCTTCCTCCACGATCCCGTCATTATTCGTTTTGATTCCTCTCATGGACAACAAGGCAGCTTGCACGGCAGCCGATACACCGGAATACACCTTCAAGGCACATCCCTGTTTTGCCCCGTCACACATCATACCCGTCAAGTTAGAACACATCGTCTTGATCGTGTTCACCATATTATCGTAAGTTCCACCCATCAAATAGGTAATTGCAGATGCAGCCCCTGTTCCGGCAATCAGAATTCCGCAAAGAGCTGAAAGGTGTCCCATATAATGGTGAATATGCACGGCGATCAAGTTACTCAATGCCAAGGCACGGGCTAATTGCTCGCGGGAAGCCCCGAATTTCTCGGCAGCCACCACAACCGGCAAATACACCGTGATACCTTGATTACCACTACCGGAATTCGTCATCACCGGTTTCGGGCATCCGTCCATACGAGCATCCGATGCAGCCGTAGCACGAATTAACGTGCGATTCAGCAAGTCATCTTCCAACAAGCCTTTATCTATATTCTCTTTTAACGTCTTACCAATCTGCAAGCCATATTCCGAGTTCAACCCCTCGGCTGAAATAGCTTTGTTCATCTCGGCTCCCTGCAACACGAACTCGATATCTTTCACGTCCACCTCATGCACGAAATCCCAAATTCGTTTAACACTTAACTCCGGACCCTTATCCTCTGGTTTTGAAGTATCCAAACGGAATTCTCTTTTGAAAATCTCTTCCCCGTTTTTCTCTACCAAAACGATATTGGTGTGCGTATGAGCGATAATCACTTTTACCGTATCATTTCCTTTCGTGGCCAAAGCCTCGGCATACAATTTATCCGGCGCATCCTCTTTCAATGAAACCGTCACCTGCCCTAACATATCTTTTGCACGCTGCAGGTTATCCCCCACGTTCACCTCCTTCAGCACTTCCAACCCGTATTCGGATTTTCCACAAACAGCTCCTAAAGCCGCAGCAATAGGCAATCCAACCATTCCCGTTCCCGGAATACCAACCCCCATGCCGTTCTTATAAATATTTCCACTAACCAGCACATCCAAACGCTCGGGCACACTTCCTAATACTTCTTTACACTTTGCACACGCCAAAGCACAGGCTACCGGTTCGGTACACCCCAAAGCCGGAACGGCCTCTTTTCTCAATATCTCAATGATTTGTTGATCTGTTACTTGATTCATCTTATTCTTCCTTTTTCATGTAGAACGCTAAAATTTTTGCGACTACAAAAATAGTGTTATTTATCTATTTTTCTACCACAAAAAGACAAATTATACTATCTTTGTCGATTGAAGTCGAATTAGTTGAACTCACGATAGACATTTACCCATGAAATTAACACTCGTCATATTATCACTTTTCATCACGTCCCTCGCTTGGGCGCAAACAGATTCTATTCCCCCGGTCAAAAAAGAGATTGATTTCGTGAAACGACTCTCGGAAACAGACTCCATCACCAGTGGTAAAGTGATCATTCATGCCGATCCGAAAATCGAACAACTATTAAAACTAAATATTTCCGTGAACCGGAAAGAACAGCTCTTTCAAGGGTACCGCATCCAAATCCTATCCCGTAGTTCATACGGCACAAACATCGACACGCTGAAAAATTATACCAAACGATTCGAAGAAGAGTTCCCAGACATTCCGGCATACCTGCAATACACCGATCCCGATTTCAAAATCCGAGTAGGGAACTTCCGTACTCGCATAGAGGCAATCCCTGCTCTAAAACGAATCCGCAAAAAGTATTCAGGCGCTTACCCGGTAAAAACGACAATTTACCTACACGAATTGAATCCCGTCGTGGAGCAAGACACGGTAAACGCTCCCCCGGCAGTTCCTCTATCGTAATTTACAGGAATATCACATTTCCATACCTCCTTTTGTCTTGTTCTTACATCTACACGCTATTTTGTCGTTATCTCCTCGTTATGCCTCCGTTCCTATAAATGGACGATTTAACGACAGGATAACGAACAGATAACGAACAGATACAAGAGTTGGTACGGAGGAAGGAAAGCCCATGAAGGAGTCTACCCTACAATAACCTCATTCAACTTTCTCTTTTCCTCCGAGAAATCAATCATAGGATATGAACGGGAAATCATGGCTATTTCTGCCAACATTTTTTTCACCAAACGGTGATATTCTTCTGACTGGGGATCAAAAGGTCGATGTGCCACCCCCTTATTGACTCTCCCGATCTGATTCATCAAACCCAACACTTCGGGACTAATAAAACTATAAAGGAAACGTTCCCAAATATAATCCACCGTGAAACCGGACATATGTAACATATCATCCGCATAAAAACGGTAATCACGCAATTCATCCAACACAATTTCATAGGCCGGAAAATAATACACGTGTTGCAATTCTTCCCGTAACCGATCAATAGCCAACAATAAAGTTGCTTTGCTCAACTGATTTCCGTGAGCCCCATCTTTCCAATGCCGAATGGGACTTACCGTGAATAAAATCCGAAGTCCCGGATTGATCTCCCGTAAACGCCCGATCAGCACCAAGTACTCCTTCACAATATCCTCCACGCTCAACCGACTACGTTCAAACTCCTGTGAAGGAATCTTATGACAGTTCGACACGACTATATTCTCTCGTGTATATCTATACACCCAAGCCGTTCCCCATGTGATTACCAATAAATCCAACGTACGAAGTTCCCCTGTAGCTTTCGTCAAACGATCGTTTATCCGGCGCAGACATTCATCCGGGTCTGTCGAAGAAAAAGCCCCGTGATGATACAAACTCACCCATTTGCCACCGACTTGTCTCAAATCGCTTTTCTCGAATTGTTTCCCTTCCACGATCAGCCGTAACACGTTCGCCACGGATAACGGATTATAAATTATCCCACAGGGATTCACATCCACGTCAAATTTATAATATGAAAACTTACTCCCCATGTTTTCGGCAAAACACGAACCCAACATCATCAATCTAGAATTATAATCTATCAAGAAATCCGGAGCCGCAACAGTAATCTTCGTCTGTAAATTCATATCTATATTTATTATAAATAATCACTCTATCTTTACAAAGTTACATTTTTTACATTCATTTCCTCTATCAATTTTATACTTTTGCCAAAAATTTCACGAATGGGAATCATCTCCATATTATTAATCGCCGTTGGCTTAGCTATGGATAGTCTTGCCGTAAGTATTAGCGGCGGAATCGTTATGCGTCC from Butyricimonas virosa encodes the following:
- a CDS encoding ThiF family adenylyltransferase gives rise to the protein MDWLSRTELLLGEERLGLLKNAHVLVAGLGGVGAYAAEQLCRAGIGEMTIIDGDCVDVTNKNRQLPALDSNIGKAKAEVMAARFRDINPDIQLHVINDFIKDDRMIDILEMAEYDYVVDAIDTLAPKIFLIYHSLQKGYRVVSCMGAGGKMDPEQIRIADISKSYNCNLARMLRKRLHKLGVYKGVKVVFSPEEVDPEAVVLSESENKKSNVGTISYMPPLFGCFCASVVIRDITGK
- a CDS encoding ATP-binding protein, with protein sequence MVTSIIKKILLPVIFLLAISHSFCSAQSQNIPPSNILIINSYTSITQWSDNLIAPIYLKYTAHNNNVNIYTEHMNMLTINNDEALKQYKLRFARKYAKLKPQLIILLGTSAWVLLKEDIEKKWKDIPTIICCEKRYIGSKEAYLKKSFIPQNERIPLNSYQGDIPLTIFQVPCYVKETLELMKTLYPKMHKLVFLSDGRFINAQYRHEVDEVMRTQFPDVQVKHLVAGEITNDDLIDSLKYLDSPSCILFSSWYSQTNQQGNLILSSDISKVLSNYSKVPIFTLNNNNVAITNGILGGCYQREDILKGKLLETIEQELKNPHSQGIQTIEIPPVTPILNYPDLENWELDINLCPPNTYFYNTPPTFLEKNWFYIIPIAFLAICLYIIWLKKLAKERNARLNAMEEYNSLFKNMPIIYIKEELIYNKEGRVIDFIFKEVNPTFEKYITAKSNILGKKYSETSGQHTRCIDLYNSLQNKKELSFQYYWEAKHIYLTVIITCSPKKGFLDVFCVDNTELAQVQQILRSTNHKLSTALDVANITPWKWDLEKHTILCDVNRPIEISGNNSPAEEQQLSVPDSSYFSNICKQDIDRVRNAYQSLIEGKVPRIKEEFRVISNKGYSVHYEWVEVQATIDEYNQAGKAKTLVGSSLIITQRKAMENDLIKAKEKAEESNKLKSAFLANMSHEIRTPLNAIVGFSGILASMNSDIDEEKQEYIQIIENNNNLLLQLINDILDLSKIEAGVLEFSYNNINVDELFMDIEESTKMRNQNKNVCILYKRTLPSCYISTDKNRLTQVITNMINNAMKFTQRGSIEFGYNLQNEDSLYFYVSDTGCGIPESQVNRVFERFVKLNNFAQGTGLGLPICQTIITSMGGKIGVKSKEGEGSTFWFTLPYHQADQAGDNIAKAPETPRLVDKKDKLVILIAEDNESNYKLFETILKKNYTLIHAWDGEEAVQLFKQHNPHLVLMDINMPKMDGYEATQKIREISPDVPVMAITAFAYAEDEQHILNSGFNAYTSKPIQAEQLQKQIGNLLKKHFLFLY
- a CDS encoding serine dehydratase subunit alpha family protein, whose protein sequence is MNQVTDQQIIEILRKEAVPALGCTEPVACALACAKCKEVLGSVPERLDVLVSGNIYKNGMGVGIPGTGMVGLPIAAALGAVCGKSEYGLEVLKEVNVGDNLQRAKDMLGQVTVSLKEDAPDKLYAEALATKGNDTVKVIIAHTHTNIVLVEKNGEEIFKREFRLDTSKPEDKGPELSVKRIWDFVHEVDVKDIEFVLQGAEMNKAISAEGLNSEYGLQIGKTLKENIDKGLLEDDLLNRTLIRATAASDARMDGCPKPVMTNSGSGNQGITVYLPVVVAAEKFGASREQLARALALSNLIAVHIHHYMGHLSALCGILIAGTGAASAITYLMGGTYDNMVNTIKTMCSNLTGMMCDGAKQGCALKVYSGVSAAVQAALLSMRGIKTNNDGIVEEDIERTIRNVGLIGTKGMEETDKTILNIMCNKK
- a CDS encoding GSCFA domain-containing protein, with product MNLQTKITVAAPDFLIDYNSRLMMLGSCFAENMGSKFSYYKFDVDVNPCGIIYNPLSVANVLRLIVEGKQFEKSDLRQVGGKWVSLYHHGAFSSTDPDECLRRINDRLTKATGELRTLDLLVITWGTAWVYRYTRENIVVSNCHKIPSQEFERSRLSVEDIVKEYLVLIGRLREINPGLRILFTVSPIRHWKDGAHGNQLSKATLLLAIDRLREELQHVYYFPAYEIVLDELRDYRFYADDMLHMSGFTVDYIWERFLYSFISPEVLGLMNQIGRVNKGVAHRPFDPQSEEYHRLVKKMLAEIAMISRSYPMIDFSEEKRKLNEVIVG
- a CDS encoding SPOR domain-containing protein, which codes for MKLTLVILSLFITSLAWAQTDSIPPVKKEIDFVKRLSETDSITSGKVIIHADPKIEQLLKLNISVNRKEQLFQGYRIQILSRSSYGTNIDTLKNYTKRFEEEFPDIPAYLQYTDPDFKIRVGNFRTRIEAIPALKRIRKKYSGAYPVKTTIYLHELNPVVEQDTVNAPPAVPLS
- a CDS encoding TatD family hydrolase → MNIHTHHVGEGINILDVGEGKAWVEKEKRRELVEGQNVFYSVGVHPMKLNELGESVFVGIEDTVRIKKVIAIGECGLDRRSPICMKTQEEILEVQVRLAEELCKPLIIHCVKAYSELIAVRKRTKSSVPWIVHGYNNNERILRQLLDCEFYISVGAALSDSRSNAFQLLRMIPAERLFLENDDKEVEISVIYETASAILGVDVETMKEITGNNYNKVFRK